The proteins below are encoded in one region of Clostridium pasteurianum DSM 525 = ATCC 6013:
- a CDS encoding terminase large subunit, giving the protein MLLLDKALEYCNNVINDKEICPWEVKKQCEIFLENYNINQYKDDFEFCFSESKLKVINNLLKLMNYATGFVAGKNILEGLAGFQALFLCAIFGWRYKNDINKMMYRDVVLFIPRKNAKTFITAIVFILLMLTEQNYSEFYSICIDRDLAKELRKAMAQIIGASPFIAKYFIVSESEIGIIKCKLTKSYYYPRTSKANKNNSIRPACVCVDEMGAFTTNGNIQAMRKGQLSVKNPIMVRTTTAYAESDSIMLEELDYDRAVLKGIIKNDRYFCLLYYAEREEAWTDEAIYKANPLRIEENYNEIKSDREIAKIKTKEQEEFLTKNLNIFLETNELNKYIDITYWKKCVVDNIDFSGKNVIVGIDMSVTTDLTAVSIMYKEDNIIYCMSHGFLPADSLDKRREKIDYRDYAKKGYCDLHKGMTVNYTLVEEYIRNIEEKYGCTIKMIVTDPMNAKEMVERLEVDCDVLKLKQTYTNLSPATKEFRKKVYDSQVKYLKNELLDWNMSNAITDVGKSDDEMLAKEDKNKQRIDMVAVLIFAYTELLGEDDSYNALDALDEMSKDW; this is encoded by the coding sequence ATGTTATTATTAGATAAAGCATTAGAATATTGTAATAATGTTATTAATGATAAAGAAATTTGTCCTTGGGAAGTAAAAAAACAATGTGAAATATTTTTAGAAAATTACAATATAAATCAATATAAAGATGATTTTGAGTTTTGCTTTAGTGAGAGCAAATTAAAAGTAATTAATAATCTACTTAAACTAATGAACTATGCAACAGGTTTTGTAGCAGGAAAAAATATATTAGAAGGTTTGGCAGGATTCCAAGCCTTATTTTTATGTGCAATTTTTGGTTGGAGATATAAAAATGACATAAATAAGATGATGTATAGAGATGTTGTTTTATTTATACCACGTAAAAATGCAAAAACTTTTATAACTGCAATTGTTTTCATATTGTTAATGCTTACAGAACAAAATTATTCAGAGTTTTATTCTATTTGTATTGATAGAGATTTGGCGAAAGAACTTAGAAAAGCTATGGCACAAATTATAGGTGCAAGTCCTTTTATTGCTAAATATTTTATAGTATCTGAAAGTGAAATAGGTATTATTAAATGTAAATTAACAAAGAGTTATTATTATCCAAGAACAAGCAAAGCAAATAAAAACAACTCGATTAGACCTGCATGTGTTTGTGTGGATGAAATGGGAGCGTTTACAACAAATGGTAATATACAAGCTATGCGTAAAGGTCAGCTTAGTGTAAAAAATCCGATAATGGTGCGTACTACAACTGCCTATGCTGAATCTGATTCTATAATGTTAGAAGAACTTGATTATGATAGAGCAGTTTTAAAAGGCATTATAAAAAATGATAGATATTTTTGTTTACTATATTATGCAGAAAGAGAAGAAGCATGGACAGATGAAGCTATTTATAAAGCTAATCCTTTGAGAATTGAAGAAAATTATAATGAAATAAAATCTGATAGAGAAATTGCTAAGATAAAAACCAAAGAGCAGGAAGAATTCCTAACTAAAAATCTTAATATTTTCTTAGAAACAAATGAGTTAAATAAGTACATAGATATTACATATTGGAAGAAGTGTGTAGTAGATAACATTGATTTTAGTGGTAAAAATGTAATAGTTGGCATTGATATGTCTGTTACAACGGATTTAACTGCTGTTTCTATAATGTATAAAGAAGATAATATTATTTATTGTATGTCTCATGGGTTTTTACCTGCTGATTCACTTGATAAACGTAGAGAAAAAATAGATTATAGGGATTATGCAAAAAAAGGATATTGTGATTTACATAAAGGAATGACGGTAAATTATACACTGGTAGAAGAATACATAAGAAATATAGAAGAAAAATATGGTTGTACAATAAAAATGATAGTGACAGACCCTATGAACGCAAAAGAAATGGTTGAAAGACTTGAAGTAGATTGTGATGTATTAAAGTTAAAGCAAACTTATACAAATTTATCTCCTGCAACAAAAGAATTCAGAAAAAAAGTGTATGATAGTCAGGTTAAATATTTAAAAAATGAATTACTTGATTGGAATATGAGTAATGCAATAACAGATGTAGGTAAATCAGACGATGAAATGCTGGCAAAAGAAGATAAAAACAAGCAAAGAATAGATATGGTTGCAGTATTAATCTTTGCATATACAGAATTACTTGGAGAAGATGATAGTTATAATGCTTTAGATGCACTAGATGAAATGAGTAAAGACTGGTAA
- a CDS encoding phage terminase small subunit P27 family, producing MARPSKSVNTMSKHLTKEEIENRQKAEQELRGSSDKIKPPTYLSSSQKKIFRYIVKELEASGILSNLDIYVLSTCSIAIDRLQAIETLINEDIQQLKNKDLMASKDKYTKDLWRATNELSLSPQSRAKLGNLNLQNKENKEDPVAKALRGED from the coding sequence TTGGCTCGTCCATCAAAAAGTGTAAATACAATGAGTAAACATCTCACAAAAGAAGAAATAGAAAATAGGCAAAAGGCAGAACAAGAATTACGTGGTTCGAGTGACAAGATTAAACCTCCAACCTATTTATCTAGTTCACAAAAGAAGATTTTTAGATACATTGTAAAAGAATTGGAAGCATCAGGGATATTGTCCAACTTAGATATTTATGTTTTAAGTACTTGTAGTATAGCAATAGATAGATTACAGGCAATAGAAACACTTATAAATGAAGATATACAACAATTAAAAAACAAAGATTTAATGGCAAGTAAAGATAAATATACAAAAGACCTTTGGAGAGCAACTAATGAATTAAGTTTATCTCCACAATCAAGGGCAAAATTAGGAAATTTAAATTTGCAAAACAAGGAAAATAAAGAAGACCCCGTTGCTAAAGCTTTAAGGGGTGAGGATTAA
- a CDS encoding DUF6173 family protein: MEYRPHDFGIDMERIQKNIQKTKQYDNGFANIFYEQLVKEINDFDKRLDDSESVGMRLVTFGNTIQFNILNIGYQDPYLIYFYGELEDGSPIQLIQNVNQISFVLIAMKRKNPEEPKNTIGFR, translated from the coding sequence ATGGAATATAGACCTCATGATTTTGGTATAGATATGGAACGTATCCAAAAAAATATTCAAAAAACTAAACAATATGATAATGGATTTGCTAATATTTTTTATGAACAGCTAGTAAAAGAAATTAATGATTTTGACAAGAGATTAGATGATTCTGAATCAGTTGGAATGAGATTGGTTACATTTGGAAATACTATTCAGTTTAATATTCTTAATATAGGATATCAAGACCCTTACTTAATATATTTTTATGGAGAATTAGAAGATGGTTCACCAATACAATTAATTCAAAATGTCAATCAAATTAGCTTTGTATTAATTGCTATGAAAAGAAAAAATCCAGAAGAACCTAAAAACACTATTGGTTTTAGATAG
- a CDS encoding DUF5659 domain-containing protein: MEELKELFIVNRNKIAYLYSNGIFEDRIEKIYRNGQEQYAFVFIATDTVRDLLKEFDGDTELKRFCSNFKSVAFTIKKYKEQEELL; the protein is encoded by the coding sequence ATGGAAGAATTAAAGGAATTATTTATAGTCAACAGAAATAAAATTGCCTATTTATATAGCAATGGCATATTTGAAGATAGAATAGAAAAAATTTATAGAAATGGTCAGGAGCAGTATGCTTTTGTGTTCATAGCTACAGATACAGTTAGAGATTTATTAAAAGAATTTGATGGGGATACAGAACTAAAAAGATTTTGCTCAAATTTTAAATCTGTGGCATTTACAATAAAAAAATATAAAGAGCAGGAGGAATTATTATGA
- a CDS encoding GIY-YIG nuclease family protein produces MANGIKDVIGVYGIYNKITGECIYVGSGGLRNRESTHLGLLRHGNHKNKLLQKIYDEIGENNLEDKILEYCDDANKKEVETKYYKSLNPVCCLEEPKDCPRYKENYPKMSAAQRGSRNPNARLTEEDIVQIKIYMRDHTYRDIELAKMYNVSLSHINNIRRGLKWKHVEI; encoded by the coding sequence ATGGCAAATGGAATTAAAGATGTAATAGGAGTTTATGGTATTTATAATAAGATAACAGGAGAATGTATCTATGTTGGATCAGGCGGTCTGAGAAATAGAGAATCCACACATTTAGGATTATTAAGGCATGGAAATCATAAAAATAAATTGTTACAAAAGATTTATGATGAAATAGGTGAAAATAATTTAGAAGATAAAATATTAGAGTACTGTGATGATGCAAATAAAAAAGAAGTTGAGACTAAATATTATAAATCATTAAATCCAGTATGTTGTTTGGAAGAACCAAAAGATTGCCCGAGGTATAAAGAGAATTATCCTAAAATGAGTGCAGCACAAAGAGGAAGTAGAAATCCTAATGCCCGTTTAACGGAAGAAGATATAGTACAAATAAAGATTTATATGAGAGATCACACTTATAGAGATATAGAATTAGCTAAAATGTATAATGTGAGCCTTAGTCATATTAATAATATTAGACGAGGATTAAAATGGAAACATGTTGAAATATAA